The Idiomarina loihiensis L2TR genomic sequence GGGCATTATGGGATCCAGTCAGGCGCTACTGGCAATTAATTATTTTACCGGACATAAGCTTGCCTGGGGTTACCTGCAAACCTTCAATGGCTTATCGCAAAACTGGCAACAACTCTATTTACCGCGGGCCGCTTCATGCCCTGTATGCGGAGGTCAAAATGCGCATTCAAATTAATGACAAAGATTTTGAGATCACTGAAAAAACCAACTTATCGCAGCTACTGTCTGCTCAGAACGTCGATACCTCGGCCGTTGCCGTCGCCTTAAACGGACAGATTATACACCGCGAGCAATGGCAACAGACTGAGCTTAAAGACAACGATACCATTACACTTGTTCAAGCCGTGGCCGGAGGTTAAACCATGCTGAGAATAGCCGATCGAGATTTTCATTCCCGTTTATTCATAGGCTCTGGCAAATACAGTAGCGCGGATATTATGCAGAAGTCCCTTGCGGCTTCCGGTAGCGAGTTAGTAACGCTGGCATTAAAGCGCGTTGAACTTGAGCGCCCCACTGACGACATTGTCACGCCTATACAAAACTTAGGTTTACAGCTTTTGCCAAATACCTCTGGTGCCAAAACTGCACAAGACGCTATTTTTGCTGCACGCCTTGCCCGTGAAGCTTTAGGTACCCATTGGCTTAAACTGGAAATACACCCCGACCCCAACTATTTGCTGCCGGACCCGATAGAAACCCTAAAAGCCGCTGAAACTTTGGTAAAAGAAGGCTTTACCGTACTGCCCTACTGCGGTGCTGATCCCGTATTGTGTAAACGCTTAGAGGAAGTTGGCTGTGCGGCAGTTATGCCGTTAGGCGCTCCCATAGGCTCAAACCAGGGCCTGCTTACTCGAGACTTCCTACGGATTATTATCGAGCAGGCATCGCTACCCGTCATTGTCGATGCGGGCATTGGCGCGCCAAGCCACGCTGTTGAAGCTATGGAAATGGGCGCAGACGCTGTGCTGGTGAATACCGCCATAGCCACTGCAAACGACCCCGTCGCTATGTCAAAAACCTTTCGCGATGCGGTTATTGTTGGGCGTCAGGCCTTTGAAGCAGGCTTAAGTCAAAACGCTTCGCTAAAAGCGTCCGCATCCAGCCCGTTAACGGAGTTTCTGGAGTCGCTATGAGCTTTTATACTACCTGGGAGCAGACCAGCTGGGATGATACCCGCCTGCAGCTTTACAGTAAAAACGCGGCTGACGTTGAAACCGCTTTAAGCAAACAACATCTGAATACGGGCGATTTTATGGCGTTACTGTCGCCGGCGGCGGAGTCCTATCTGCCCCTTATGGCAGAGCGCTCACAACAACTGACCCGGCAACGCTTTGGTAACACACTGCACTTGTTTATTCCGCTGTATTTATCGAATCTGTGTGCTAACGATTGCAGCTACTGCGGCTTTTCCATGAGTAACCGCTTAAAGCGCAAAACCTTGTCACCAACTGAAATCGAGCAGGAATGTCAGGCCATAAAAGCCAAAGGTTTTGACACCCTGCTGATAGTGACTGGCGAGCATGAAACCAAGGTAGGTATTGATTATTTTCGTCACGCGCTACCTATTATCAAACGCTATTTCAGCTATGTCATGTTTGAGGTGCAGCCATTGGCTACCCATGAATACGCTGAATTACGCACGCTGGGTCTGGACGCCGTTATGGTGTATCAGGAAACTTATCAGGCCGCTACCTATGCTAAACATCACTTAAAAGGCAAAAAACGCGATTTCCGCTGGCGGCTTGAAACGCCCGACCGCCTGGGCGAATGCGGTATCGATAAAATTGGCCTGGGCTCGCTGATTGGACTGGAGGACTGGCGTATCGACAGCACCTTTACCGCCATGCATCTGGATTATTTACGGCGACGCTACTGGCGCAGTCGTTATTCGCTGTCGTTTCCCCGGCTACGGCCCTGTGCCGGTGGTGTCGATAACGCAAGGACAATTTCTGATAAACAACTGGTTCAGTTAATTTGCGCCTATCGGTTGCGGTTCCCCGATGTAGAACTCAGCCTTTCCACCCGCGAACAGCAGGCGCTTCGTGATGGGTTGTTTCGGCTAGGTGTGACCTCGGTCAGTGCCGAATCGAAAACTCAGCCCGGCGGTTACGCCAACGAGCAACAAGAGCTGGAACAGTTTTCCATAGATGACGACAGGCCAGTAAGTGAAGTGGCGCAGGCAATAAAAGCGAAAGGATTACAACCGGTATGGCAGGACTGGCTTAACGAGCTATCCGCAATGCCACCTGAAACTTTTTCCAGTCCAGAGTAGCCACCAGTAACAACTCACGCAGCGTTAAGGTGCGTGGGTTAACGCGCCCTTTATGATTCCACTGATGTCCACAGCTGGCTGCGGTCATAACACGCTTATTAGGCTTGAGTAAGGTATCCTGACTATGTTCACCCTGCCCGGTAAAATCAAACCAGCCACGGTAATTCAGATGCAGACGCTTTTTATCAGGATCCACACGGTCGATGCTGTCGAGCATTATGGTCGTAAATTCAGGAGTTTGATAACGAACAGGAACCACCAGACCCAAAGCTGCATGTTTAGCAAACCATTGGCTCTGCCCTTCGGCAGATATACCGGCTGAAGGAGATTTTGTTGGCTGAGGAGCCTGCCAGCTGGCGTTCTGAACATCCAACTTTAACGGCGAATACTGCACTGCATTGAGGCAACCATGAGCGGCGTGACGAATATAGTGCGGGAGACTGGCTAAACGACGTTGCAGAGCCGCAACAGGCATATCATTAACCTGTGCCAGTTGCGGTAATTCACGTTCATACAGCGCTGAGCACAGCTCGGCAAAATCGCCCTGCTGTGCCAGCGGCTGAAATATGTCCGCCTGTTGATTAGCCAGCGTTGACTTCCTGTCGTCCGCGGTAAGGCGCTTGGCCATTCAAATCGCCCTCTATACGCAATAATTGGTTGTACTTAGCAACCCGGTCAGAGCGACACAGCGAGCCGGTTTTAATTTGACCCGCTGCGGTGCCTACTGCCAAATCGGCAATAGTGGCGTCTTCGGTTTCACCCGAACGGTGAGAAATAACCGCCGAGTAACCTGCTTCACGCGCCATCGCAATGGCTGCTAAGGTTTCTGTCAGGCTACCAATCTGATTAAATTTAATCAAAATTGAATTGGCAATCGACTTGTCGATACCTTCTTTCAGAATACGCGTATTGGTCACAAACAGGTCATCACCGACCAACTGAACTTTGCTGCCCAGTTTTTCGGTTAAGACTTTCCAGCCGTCCCAGTCGCTTTCGTCCAGGCCGTCTTCAATAGAAATAATTGGGTAACGGTCGCAAAGCTCTGCCAGGTAGTCGGCAAACTCTTCTGCCGTAAAGGACTTACCTTCGCCAGACAATTCGTATTTACCGTCACGGTAGAATTCAGATGCAGCGCAATCCAAAGCCAGGGTAATGTCGCTGCCCATTTTATAGCCCGCGTTTTCAACCGCTTCGACAATCACCTGCAAGGCTTCTTCGTTAGATGCCAAGTTAGGCGCAAACCCGCCCTCGTCACCAACCGCTGTGCTTAAACCGCGCTTCTGCAGAACCTTTTTCAGAGCATGGAACACTTCAGCGCCCATACGCAGGCCTTCTTTGAAGCTTTCAGCGCCAACCGGCTGGATCATGAACTCCTGAATATCCACGTTATTATCTGCATGTTCACCGCCGTTTAATATGTTCATCATTGGCAGTGGCATGCTGTATTTACCGCTGGTGTTATTCAGGTTGGCAATGTGTTCGTAAAGCTCAATGCCTTTGCTCAAAGCCGCTGCTTTCGCCACAGCAAGAGACACAGCTAAAATAGCGTTAGCACCCAACTTTTCTTTATTGTCGGTACCGTCCAGCCTCAACATAATGTTATCGACAGCTTCCTGGTTAATCGCATCAATACCGCTTAAGGCTTCAGCGATAGCGCCATTAATATTGGCGACTGCCGTTTCAACACCCTTACCTAAGTAACGAGAAGTGTCGCCGTCACGTAACTCCAGAGCTTCACGTGAACCGGTTGATGCACCACTTGGTGCTGCCGCACGGCCCATGTGGCCAGACTCCAGGTAAACGTCGGCTTCAACCGTCGGGTTACCACGGGAGTCCATAATTTCACGACCAACAACTTTAACAATCTTACTCATGCTTAAATCCTGTTTAATGCTTAATCATTAGCCGGGTTATTAACCCAAACGCTCTTTATGAAATTCGCCAGCAGCTTCTATAAAGCCTTTAAATAACGGGTGCCCGTCACGCGGCGTTGAAGTGAATTCCGGGTGGAACTGTACTGCCACAAACCAGCGGTGTTTCGGGTTTTCCAGAATTTCAACCAACTGCTTATCGTGCGAGTAACCGGTAATTTTTAAGCCAGCTTTTTCCAGCGGCTCAATGTAATGGTTGTTTACTTCGTAGCGATGGCGGTGACGCTCTTCAATGGTTTCTTTGCCATACATTTTAAGCGCTTTAGAACCTTTTTCTAAATGACATTCCTGTGAACCAAGACGCATCGTGCCGCCTAAGTCGGAATGCTTGTCGCGCAGTTCTTTTTGACCACTGGCGTCCATCCATTCCGTGATAAGACCAACTACCGGGTCACTGCAATTTTCATCAAACTCAGTGCTGTTAGCGCCGGTTAAACCAGCAACATTACGGGCAAATTCAATCATTGCCACTTGCATGCCTAAGCAAATGCCTAAGTAAGGAATGTTATTCTCGCGTGCGTATTTTGCCGCAATAAGCTTGCCCTCTATGCCACGATCACCAAAACCGCCTGGCACCAAAATAGCGTCCACATCTTCAAGCTTAGACGTACCTTTGGTTTCTAAGTCTTGAGAGTCGATGTAACGAATGTTTACCGTTAAACGATTTTTAAGGCCGGCATGAGCCAGCGCTTCGTTCACCGACTTATAGGCATCCGGCAGTTCAACGTACTTACCGACAAAACCGACGGTCACTTCACCATTCGGATTAGATTCTTGATACAGAACCTCTTCCCATTCATGCAAGTCGGCTTCGGGGCAATCTAAATTAAAGCGCTTGGTGACTATGTCATCCAAACTCTGGGCCTTTAACATAGAAGGAATTTTGTAAATGCTGTCTACGTCGCGCAAGCCAATAACCGCTCGCTCTTCTACATTGGTAAACAAAGCAATTTTCGAACGCTCTGTTGCCGGTAAGGAGCGATCCGAACGACACACCAATACATCTGGTTGAATACCAATAGAACGCAGTTCTTTCACTGAGTGCTGAGTCGGTTTGGTTTTCACCTCACCCGCAGCGCCTAAGAATGGCACCAGGGTCAGATGCATAAATAAGGTGTGGTCACGACCAATTTCCGTGCCCAACTGACGAATGGCTTCAAGGAAAGGTTGTGACTCAATGTCACCCACCGTGCCGCCAATTTCAATAATGGCAATGTCGAAGCCTTTACTGCCTTCAATAACACGACGCTTAATTTCGTTGGTAATGTGAGGAATGACCTGAATGGTCGCTCCTAAAAACTCACCTTTACGCTCACGGCGAATAATGTCTTCATAGACACGGCCGGTGGTAAAGTTGTTGCTGCTGGTCATACGGGTGCGGATAAAACGCTCGTAGTGACCAAGGTCAAGATCGGTTTCAGCTCCGTCTACGGTGACAAAAACTTCACCGTGCTGAATTGGACTCATGGTACCCGGATCTACGTTAATGTAGGGATCCAGCTTCATGATAGTAACGTTAAGGCCCCGTGCTTCTAGAATTGCCGCCAGGGAGGCTGCAGCAATGCCTTTACCCAGCGAGGATACAACTCCGCCGGTTACGAAAATATAGTTTGTCGCCATGTGATACCTAGTTGGTCAGGTCA encodes the following:
- the thiS gene encoding sulfur carrier protein ThiS, which translates into the protein MRIQINDKDFEITEKTNLSQLLSAQNVDTSAVAVALNGQIIHREQWQQTELKDNDTITLVQAVAGG
- a CDS encoding thiazole synthase, which encodes MLRIADRDFHSRLFIGSGKYSSADIMQKSLAASGSELVTLALKRVELERPTDDIVTPIQNLGLQLLPNTSGAKTAQDAIFAARLAREALGTHWLKLEIHPDPNYLLPDPIETLKAAETLVKEGFTVLPYCGADPVLCKRLEEVGCAAVMPLGAPIGSNQGLLTRDFLRIIIEQASLPVIVDAGIGAPSHAVEAMEMGADAVLVNTAIATANDPVAMSKTFRDAVIVGRQAFEAGLSQNASLKASASSPLTEFLESL
- the thiH gene encoding 2-iminoacetate synthase ThiH, which translates into the protein MSFYTTWEQTSWDDTRLQLYSKNAADVETALSKQHLNTGDFMALLSPAAESYLPLMAERSQQLTRQRFGNTLHLFIPLYLSNLCANDCSYCGFSMSNRLKRKTLSPTEIEQECQAIKAKGFDTLLIVTGEHETKVGIDYFRHALPIIKRYFSYVMFEVQPLATHEYAELRTLGLDAVMVYQETYQAATYAKHHLKGKKRDFRWRLETPDRLGECGIDKIGLGSLIGLEDWRIDSTFTAMHLDYLRRRYWRSRYSLSFPRLRPCAGGVDNARTISDKQLVQLICAYRLRFPDVELSLSTREQQALRDGLFRLGVTSVSAESKTQPGGYANEQQELEQFSIDDDRPVSEVAQAIKAKGLQPVWQDWLNELSAMPPETFSSPE
- the eno gene encoding phosphopyruvate hydratase, with the protein product MSKIVKVVGREIMDSRGNPTVEADVYLESGHMGRAAAPSGASTGSREALELRDGDTSRYLGKGVETAVANINGAIAEALSGIDAINQEAVDNIMLRLDGTDNKEKLGANAILAVSLAVAKAAALSKGIELYEHIANLNNTSGKYSMPLPMMNILNGGEHADNNVDIQEFMIQPVGAESFKEGLRMGAEVFHALKKVLQKRGLSTAVGDEGGFAPNLASNEEALQVIVEAVENAGYKMGSDITLALDCAASEFYRDGKYELSGEGKSFTAEEFADYLAELCDRYPIISIEDGLDESDWDGWKVLTEKLGSKVQLVGDDLFVTNTRILKEGIDKSIANSILIKFNQIGSLTETLAAIAMAREAGYSAVISHRSGETEDATIADLAVGTAAGQIKTGSLCRSDRVAKYNQLLRIEGDLNGQAPYRGRQEVNAG
- a CDS encoding CTP synthase gives rise to the protein MATNYIFVTGGVVSSLGKGIAAASLAAILEARGLNVTIMKLDPYINVDPGTMSPIQHGEVFVTVDGAETDLDLGHYERFIRTRMTSSNNFTTGRVYEDIIRRERKGEFLGATIQVIPHITNEIKRRVIEGSKGFDIAIIEIGGTVGDIESQPFLEAIRQLGTEIGRDHTLFMHLTLVPFLGAAGEVKTKPTQHSVKELRSIGIQPDVLVCRSDRSLPATERSKIALFTNVEERAVIGLRDVDSIYKIPSMLKAQSLDDIVTKRFNLDCPEADLHEWEEVLYQESNPNGEVTVGFVGKYVELPDAYKSVNEALAHAGLKNRLTVNIRYIDSQDLETKGTSKLEDVDAILVPGGFGDRGIEGKLIAAKYARENNIPYLGICLGMQVAMIEFARNVAGLTGANSTEFDENCSDPVVGLITEWMDASGQKELRDKHSDLGGTMRLGSQECHLEKGSKALKMYGKETIEERHRHRYEVNNHYIEPLEKAGLKITGYSHDKQLVEILENPKHRWFVAVQFHPEFTSTPRDGHPLFKGFIEAAGEFHKERLG